Proteins from a genomic interval of Capsicum annuum cultivar UCD-10X-F1 chromosome 4, UCD10Xv1.1, whole genome shotgun sequence:
- the LOC124898078 gene encoding uncharacterized protein LOC124898078 has translation MPLAIQVWLYEYCSNVPPKIALKVENRISRLLNCKTIAPRPRYEFLMNVMFKDNGKVVFKNIEPTEMELAKLEIPQKYVTEDERSVDSDDDFQDPPPKKINECSKKKQKVDSSTPVAKKSSGEKVIFPQVQSKTDSHIEEVAVSKRESHIEKETFISKNVFDVFCEEVRQEFKGVREEFTRIRQLVKKKFKKMVKAIEHSKQQHEDIEVEAQQMVYDGVETSPQQFSPTVDQNLDENQDGTKGCTDLDANKTNIEIDYQHLIPDELLQSINLDYNLSEKIVYHDDRITNEKLDDTNLSDSQFTIPDDLLPSLNAYRRESITRHLLTTSKEEQIDEHFNDKKSESVVQDHCQENKENVGSRSKADLHGEVDLDETILPDSQDTIPDDLLPSLNVYSSKSIIVHPSANRELQTPIPKLRIRRLSKFKESPYTMKFGSAAESSEGHIRIFPQKHPFVYHPIDGIVDTKIVNKFMDWISEDLLKVHAKRHVAHLNEYINGFRMHAAESSGHYSAVLDVIEKLAAIIPLCLEYCDFYVKKRIHVENHPRYKDKDSSDMFDVLFQESLPQQPSESLDCGVYMVTDAECLSYGHKILANEFDPNALRTRYAALLWDYGTRKQDVNAHSDVEAPLRPIFAVPFCKQ, from the exons atgccactggctattcaagtgtggctATATGAGTATTGTTCAAATGTCCCACCAAAGATTGCATTGAAGGTTGAGAATCGGATTTCCCGATTATTAAATTGTAAGACGATTGCACCTCGTCCACGGtatgagtttttgatgaatgttATGTTCAAGGACAATGGCAAG gttgtatttaagaacatagagccaacTGAAATGGAACTGGCAAAGCTTGAAATACCACAGAAGTATGTAACTGAAGATGAACGTTCAGTTGATTCTGACGATGACTTCCAGGATCCACCACCAAAGAAGATCAACGAATGttcaaagaagaaacagaaagtgGATTCATCAACTCCAGTAGCGAAGAAATCTTCAGGGGAAAA GGTTATTTTTCCTCAGGTACAGTCAAAGACAGATAGTCATATAGAGGAAGTAGCCGTGTCAAAGCGTGAGAGTCATATTGAGAAAGAAACATTTATTTCTAAGAATGTTTTTGATGTATTCTGCGAAGag GTTCGTCAAGAGTTTAAAGGAGTTCGCGAAGAGTTTACTCGAATTCGTCAATTAgtgaagaaaaagttcaaaaaaatggtCAAAGCAATTGAACATAGCAAG CAACAACATGAAGATATAGAGGTTGAAGCACAACAGATGGTTTATGATGGTGTCGAAACATCACCACAACAATTCAGTCCTACTGTTGATCAGAATTTGGATGAGAATCAGGATGGTACAAag GGGTGCACTGATTTGGATGCAAATAAAACAAACATTGAAATTGATTATCAACATTTAATCCCTGATGAGCTTCTCcaaagtataaatttggattataatcTTTCTGAGAAGATTGTTTATCACGATGATcga ATCACTAATGAGAAATTGGATGATACAAATTTGTCTGATTCGCAGTTTACAATCCCAGATGATTTGTTACCAAGTCTTAATGCATACCGAAGAGAAAGCATCACGAGACATCTATTGACAACGTCTAAAGAAGAACAAATTGATGAACATTTTAATGATAAAAAGTCCGAATCTGTTGTTCAAGATCATTGTCAG GAAAACAAAGAGAACGTTGGATCAAGATCTAAAGCAGACCTGCATGGAGAGGTTGATCTTG ATGAAACAATTTTGCCTGATTCACAAGACACAATCCCTGATGACTTGCTTCCCAGTTTGAATGTATACAGTAGTAAAAGCATCATTGTTCATCCCTCTGCTAATCGTGAACTTCAAACTCCTATTCCTAAGTTAAGGATTCGGCGACTATCCAAATTCAAAGAGTCACCTTACACGATGAAATTTGGTTCAGCTGCCG AGAGCTCGGAAGGACACATACGTATATTCCCACAGAAACATCCATTTGTTTATCATCCGATTGATGGAATTGTGGATACGAAGATTGTCAACAAGTTCATGGATTGGATTTCTGAAGACCttctcaaagttcatgctaaaag GCATGTGGCACATCTTAATGAATACATAAATGGGTTCCGTATGCATGCTGCT GAATCATCTGGTCATTATTCGGCTGTTCTTGATGTCATTGAGAAATTAGCTGCGATTATTCCATTGTGTCTCGAATATTGTGATTTCTACGTTAAGAAAAGAATTCATGTTGAAAatcatccaagatacaaagacaaagactCCTCAGATATGTTTGATGTGTTATTTCAAGAGAGTTTGCCTCAACAACCAAGCGAAAGCTT ggATTGTGGTGTCTATATGGTTACAGATGCGGAGTgtctttcttatggtcacaaaaTTCTTGCGAATGAGTTCGACCCCAATGCACTCCGTACAAGATATGCTGCACTTTTGTGGGATTATGGAACCAGAAAGCAAGACGTAAATGCTCATAGTGATGTCGAAGCACCTTTGAGGCCTATTTTTGCAGTTCCATTTTGCAAACAATAA
- the LOC107867315 gene encoding E3 ubiquitin-protein ligase RSL1 isoform X2 gives MDFPENRFSGLIPASFGAVVNSSCPILGLIASLSPVAGAAILIASVAVPGFFFMKKNKNEIPNQRHNAPDFVGGRISEIVVNPDAEYAEELQLQETLAASLYTGQSSNNASISVQGLLSETEMLNLEKKDGDLLNNFCEICLDNKESWEMFENDGCSHSFCYECTSKHIMARISQKAKVIGCPGVRCGAAFNVYICRFMIPEEARIQWDESVCQSMILDSQKVYCPFRDCSALLVNDSEESINETKCPLCKRSFCAACRVPWHPEFTCKEFQKLNGKKGSKGEDFLKTLAMKKNWQKCPNCKTFVEKTQGCIHMTCRCEYQFCYRCGVKWTKSHVCPKK, from the exons ATGGATTTCCCGGAAAATCGATTTTCCGGCTTAATTCCGGCGAGTTTCGGTGCCGTTGTTAACTCATCATGTCCTATTTTAGGCTTAATCGCAAGCCTTTCTCCGGTCGCCGGCGCTGCGATTTTAATCGCAAGTGTTGCAGTACCGGGTTTTTTTTTcatgaagaaaaacaaaaatgaaattccTAATCAACGGCACAATGCCCCAG ATTTTGTTGGAGGACGTATAAGTGAGATAGTTGTCAATCCTGATGCTGAATATGCAGAAGAGTTACAGCTTCAAGAAACTTTAGCAGCCTCACTTTACACTGGTCAGAGCAGTAATAATGCATCTATATCTGTTCAAGGACTTTTGTCCGAAACAGAGATGTTGAATCTTGAAAAAAAAGATGGCGATCTACTTAACAACTTCTGTGAGATTTGCTTGGATAACAAAGAAAGCTGGGAGATGTTTGAAAATGACGGTTGTTCTCATTCCTTCTGTTATGAGTGCACAAGCAAGCATATTATGGCAAGGATTTCACAGAAAGCAAAAGTGATTGGTTGCCCTGGAGTAAGATGTGGTGCTGCTTTTAATGTTTATATTTGTAGGTTCATGATTCCGGAAGAGGCACGAATCCAGTGGGATGAATCAGTATGTCAGTCAATGATTCTTGACTCCCAAAAGGTGTACTGCCCTTTCCGTGATTGCTCAGCTCTGTTGGTAAATGATTCTGAGGAGAGTATAAACGAGACGAAATGTCCTTTGTGCAAGAGATCATTCTGTGCAGCATGTCGAGTTCCATGGCATCCAGAATTTACATGCAAAGAGTTCCAGAAACTGAATGGCAAAAAAGGGAGCAAAGGGGAAGACTTTTTGAAGACACTTGCCATGAAGAAAAACTGGCAGAAATGTCCTAATTGTAAAACATTTGTTGAGAAGACACAGGGATGCATTCACATGACTTGCAGGTGTGAATATCAGTTCTGCTACAGATGTGGTGTAAAATGGACTAAATCTCACGTTTGCCCTAAAAAGTGA
- the LOC107867315 gene encoding E3 ubiquitin-protein ligase RSL1 isoform X1 — MDFPENRFSGLIPASFGAVVNSSCPILGLIASLSPVAGAAILIASVAVPGFFFMKKNKNEIPNQRHNAPGELTDDFVGGRISEIVVNPDAEYAEELQLQETLAASLYTGQSSNNASISVQGLLSETEMLNLEKKDGDLLNNFCEICLDNKESWEMFENDGCSHSFCYECTSKHIMARISQKAKVIGCPGVRCGAAFNVYICRFMIPEEARIQWDESVCQSMILDSQKVYCPFRDCSALLVNDSEESINETKCPLCKRSFCAACRVPWHPEFTCKEFQKLNGKKGSKGEDFLKTLAMKKNWQKCPNCKTFVEKTQGCIHMTCRCEYQFCYRCGVKWTKSHVCPKK; from the exons ATGGATTTCCCGGAAAATCGATTTTCCGGCTTAATTCCGGCGAGTTTCGGTGCCGTTGTTAACTCATCATGTCCTATTTTAGGCTTAATCGCAAGCCTTTCTCCGGTCGCCGGCGCTGCGATTTTAATCGCAAGTGTTGCAGTACCGGGTTTTTTTTTcatgaagaaaaacaaaaatgaaattccTAATCAACGGCACAATGCCCCAGGCGAGTTGACTGACG ATTTTGTTGGAGGACGTATAAGTGAGATAGTTGTCAATCCTGATGCTGAATATGCAGAAGAGTTACAGCTTCAAGAAACTTTAGCAGCCTCACTTTACACTGGTCAGAGCAGTAATAATGCATCTATATCTGTTCAAGGACTTTTGTCCGAAACAGAGATGTTGAATCTTGAAAAAAAAGATGGCGATCTACTTAACAACTTCTGTGAGATTTGCTTGGATAACAAAGAAAGCTGGGAGATGTTTGAAAATGACGGTTGTTCTCATTCCTTCTGTTATGAGTGCACAAGCAAGCATATTATGGCAAGGATTTCACAGAAAGCAAAAGTGATTGGTTGCCCTGGAGTAAGATGTGGTGCTGCTTTTAATGTTTATATTTGTAGGTTCATGATTCCGGAAGAGGCACGAATCCAGTGGGATGAATCAGTATGTCAGTCAATGATTCTTGACTCCCAAAAGGTGTACTGCCCTTTCCGTGATTGCTCAGCTCTGTTGGTAAATGATTCTGAGGAGAGTATAAACGAGACGAAATGTCCTTTGTGCAAGAGATCATTCTGTGCAGCATGTCGAGTTCCATGGCATCCAGAATTTACATGCAAAGAGTTCCAGAAACTGAATGGCAAAAAAGGGAGCAAAGGGGAAGACTTTTTGAAGACACTTGCCATGAAGAAAAACTGGCAGAAATGTCCTAATTGTAAAACATTTGTTGAGAAGACACAGGGATGCATTCACATGACTTGCAGGTGTGAATATCAGTTCTGCTACAGATGTGGTGTAAAATGGACTAAATCTCACGTTTGCCCTAAAAAGTGA